The following coding sequences lie in one Benincasa hispida cultivar B227 chromosome 6, ASM972705v1, whole genome shotgun sequence genomic window:
- the LOC120080336 gene encoding uncharacterized protein LOC120080336, whose translation MARIWVAFALVFLLLFGGVSSASATPPAKIVRGVLSNVVSSLVKKLWSMKSSAKTAVSSRSMMKFESGYTVETVFDGSKLGIDPYSVEMSPSGELLILDAENSNIYKISMPLSRFSRPKLVSGSAEGYSGHVDGHPREARMNHPKGLTLDERGNIYIADTMNMAIRKISDTGVTTIAGGRWNQGSGHIDGPSEDAKFSNDFDVVYVGSSCSLLVIDRGNKAIREIELNYDDCNTQYADSLNLGVVLLVAAGLFGYLLALLQRRLQAMFSSQKDQDVRSQQMMKATPVAPYQRPPLKSVRPSLIPSEDEPEKLEEGFFGSLGRLFVNSGSSMADIFGGLLTGFRRKPLNNQIHQQFQPVNRHPNAWPLQESFVIPDEDEPPSIETKTPTIKKTYPFMTQDLDRSHQFKPNRSYFSGWDGEFHQQQQPQQIQHHHQPQHIQHHHQQQQQYHHRQYSAGPTTYYEKSCETNEIVFGAVQEQDGRREAMVIKAVDYGDPRYNHHNIRARYNYTGNPNSY comes from the exons ATGGCGAGGATTTGGGTCGCTTTTgctcttgtttttcttcttctttttggtgGGGTTTCTTCTGCTTCAGCCACGCCTCCTGCAA aaaTTGTTCGAGGGGTTCTTTCGAATGTGGTTTCTTCTCTTGTGAAGAAGTTGTGGTCGATGAAATCCAGCGCCAAAACTG CTGTTTCTAGCCGTTCGATGATGAAATTCGAGAGTGGATATACAGTTGAGACTGTGTTTGATGGCAGTAAGTTGGGAATCGATCCGTATTCAGTTGAGATGTCGCCTAGTGGGGAGCTTCTGATCTTAGATGCGGAAAACAGTAACATCTATAAGATCTCAATGCCATTGTCTCGAT TTAGCAGGCCTAAGCTGGTTTCGGGATCAGCAGAAGGATACTCTGGACATGTCGATGGTCATCCGAGAGAAGCGAGAATGAACCATCCAAAAGGACTTACTTTAGATGAAAGGGGAAATATATACATTGCAGATACAATGAATATGGCTATCAGAAAGATTAGTGACACAG GGGTTACAACTATTGCTGGTGGTAGATGGAACCAAGGGAGTGGTCATATTGATGGTCCAAGTGAAGATGCTAAGTTCTCAAATGATTTCGATGTCGTTTATGTGGGAAGTAGCTGCTCTCTTTTGGTTATAGACAGAGGAAACAAGGCAATTCGAGAGATTGAACTCAACTACGACGACTGCAATACCCAATATGCTGATAGTCTCAACTTAG GGGTAGTATTGCTGGTTGCTGCGGGTCTTTTTGGTTACCTGCTTGCTTTGCTCCAACGTAGGTTGCAAGCGATGTTTTCTTCACAGAAG GATCAGGATGTGAGAAGTCAGCAAATGATGAAAGCTACACCAGTTGCCCCATACCAAAGACCTCCTCTGAAGTCAGTGAGGCCCTCCTTGATTCCAAGTGAAGATGAGCCAGAGAAACTGGAGGAAGGCTTCTTTGGTTCTCTCGGGAGGCTTTTCGTCAACAGCGGCTCATCTATGGCCGATATCTTTGGGGGATTGTTGACTGGATTTCGAAGGAAGCCTCTTAATAACCAGATTCATCAGCAGTTTCAACCAGTTAACAGACATCCAAATGCTTGGCCCTTGCAAGAAAGTTTTGTGATTCCAGATGAAGACGAGCCACCATCCATCGAAACAAAAACTCCCACAATAAAAAAAACCTATCCATTTATGACACAAGACCTCGATCGATCTCACCAGTTCAAGCCGAACAGGAGCTACTTTAGTGGGTGGGATGGTGAATTCCATCAACAGCAGCAACCACAGCAAATACAGCATCATCATCAACCGCAGCATATACAACATCATCATCAACAGCAGCAGCAATACCACCATCGGCAATATTCAGCAGGTCCGACGACCTACTACGAGAAGAGTTGTGAGACAAATGAAATTGTGTTCGGTGCAGTTCAAGAGCAAGATGGACGTCGTGAAGCTATGGTCATCAAGGCTGTTGATTATGGAGATCCGAGATATAACCATCACAACATTCGAGCTCGATACAACTATACTGGTAACCCCAACTCTTATTGA